The Hippoglossus stenolepis isolate QCI-W04-F060 chromosome 11, HSTE1.2, whole genome shotgun sequence genome includes a window with the following:
- the ccl20a.3 gene encoding C-C motif chemokine 20a.3 — protein sequence MVSVKAAVMVITLLTFCLLATETSAANYECCRGYMKFRLPFHAIRGYSVQTRKEMCPINAIIFHTKRGQACTDPTLSWVMDYINRIRTKAEMVHNKNQKV from the exons ATGGTGTCAGTCAAAGCTGCGGTGATGGTGATCACACTCCTCACGTTTTGCCTGCTGGCAACAGAGACATCTGCAG cgAATTACGAATGCTGTCGAGGATACATGAAATTCAGACTTCCATTTCATGCAATCCGAGGATACTCTGTCCAGACTCGTAAAGAGATGTGTCCCATCAATGCCATCAT TTTCCACACAAAAAGGGGTCAAGCGTGCACCGATCCTACTTTGAGCTGGGTGATGGACTATATCAACCGTATAAG GACCAAAGCAGAAATGGTTCACAACAAGAACCAAAAAGTGTAG
- the ccl20a.4 gene encoding C-C motif chemokine 20, with translation MGKLTVCVSVLLMMMMTLSESRRMNACCTRYHESPIPVRFLRCYTIQEATHFCNIKAVIFKTVKGRFVCANPDSVWVQQARESVPEIGRHLKK, from the exons ATGGGAAAGCTCACTGTGTGCGTAtctgtgctgctgatgatgatgatgacactCAGTGAAAGCA GGCGCATGAATGCTTGCTGCACACGGTACCATGAATCTCCGATCCCTGTCCGATTTTTGCGATGCTACACAATCCAGGAGGCCACACATTTCTGCAACATCAAGGCAGTAat TTTCAAGACGGTGAAAGGGAGATTTGTTTGTGCAAACCCTGACTCAGTGTGGGTGCAGCAGGCCAGGGAGTCAGTGCCAGA AATTGGACGACACCTGAAGAAGTGA
- the ticam1 gene encoding TIR domain-containing adapter molecule 1, with translation MSHEEQERQGTGLRDVFDILLKACSERLLSLTFQLGESPEDDLIHVLCLIILQREEQVLNKLQMLKDNGLAKQLAESWRMSGGKLEDFRDHCGDLQEFTGESLAMLARVFKVLSERSLCDQHLRNLAYQRAVSVDSQKTSSCEGLEYDKLREEAKNVCGPQFEEWMCSSRDLQSGSLPDPHRSLDETLKITNRSERGYSLASPLEASSSMPSYPTHLEISISPTALFEADKISPEAIDQPQLNTCLLARGQSHSSEEPKSNEPAPLETKKDSKMHTPLPAQCRKLDIQIPPPIPTTKPSSLPNCELPTAANACVPKVPVRDDMHEREAAEKNKAIFYAFVILHSPEDEDVAESMRERMETVTGYVGATFSEEFAVPGRSALRCVEDAINNSAFTLLLLTRNFNTRMLETETDTALINSINNKYKHNTVIPLLPRENSLPRESMPMVLKTIVALEDNRNFDRKVQKSLSRANVKRQKRIWEEEQRMKSQMERQEELKRLNQYQKKLIQQCKESQSLERDNMSLLMTQKLLLGSSEQEGGAGSARCQQHPNIHIENAQYIMIGNDSQMTVDHLGDAVKDDTIYSENKQ, from the coding sequence ATGAGTCATGAAGAACAAGAAAGACAGGGGACGGGACTGAGAGACGTCTTTGACATATTACTTAAGGCGTGTTCGGAGCGACTGCTGAGCTTGACTTTTCAGCTGGGTGAGTCTCCTGAGGATGATCTCATACACGTCTTGTGTCTGATCATCCTCCAGAGAGAGGAGCAAGTCCTGAACAAACTCCAGATGCTGAAGGACAATGGCCTCGCCAAACAACTGGCTGAAAGTTGGAGAATGAGTGGAGGTAAATTAGAAGATTTTAGGGATCACTGTGGTGATTTACAAGAGTTTACAGGAGAATCTTTGGCCATGTTGGCTCGAGTTTTTAAGGTTTTGTCGGAGAGGAGTCTTTGCGATCAGCACCTGAGGAATCTGGCCTATCAGAGAGCCGTTTCTGTTGACAGCCAAAAAACAAGCAGTTGTGAGGGTCTGGAATATGATAAACTCAGAGAGGAAGCTAAAAATGTCTGTGGGCCTCAGTTTGAGGAGTGGATGTGCTCCTCAAGAGACCTCCAGTCAGGGTCTTTGCCTGATCCTCACAGAAGCCTGGATGAAACCTTAAAAATTACGAATCGGTCAGAGAGAGGTTACAGTCTTGCCAGCCCCCTGGAGGCGAGCTCCTCAATGCCCTCATACCCTACTCATCTAGAAATCAGTATCTCCCCAACAGCCTTGTTCGAAGCGGACAAAATATCCCCAGAAGCAATCGATCAACCCCAACTGAACACTTGTCTCCTTGCACGTGGGCAGTCTCACTCATCTGAGGAGCCTAAATCCAATGAACCAGCTCCGCttgaaacaaagaaagactCAAAGATGCACACACCACTCCCAGCACAGTGCAGGAAGTTGGACATTCAGATTCCCCCTCCAATTCCAACCACCAAACCAAGCAGCCTACCAAACTGTGAGCTACCTACTGCAGCAAACGCGTGTGTCCCCAAGGTACCTGTTCGAGATGACATGCATGAAAGGGAAGCTGCAGAAAAGAACAAGGCTATTTTTTACGCATTTGTAATCCTGCATTCACCAGAGGACGAAGACGTGGCTGAGAGCATGAGGGAAAGAATGGAAACGGTCACTGGCTATGTAGGTGCGACTTTCTCAGAGGAGTTCGCCGTCCCTGGAAGGAGCGCCCTGAGGTGCGTGGAGGACGCTATCAACAACTCAGCCTTCACCCTGCTGCTTCTCACCCGCAACTTCAACACTCGCATGTtggagacggagacagacacCGCCCTGATCAACTCcataaacaacaaatacaagCACAACACGGTTATCCCTCTGCTGCCACGGGAGAACAGTCTCCCGAGAGAGAGCATGCCCATGGTTCTCAAAACAATAGTTGCGCTAGAGGACAACAGGAACTTTGACAGAAAGGTGCAAAAGTCGTTGTCTCGAGCCAACgttaaaagacaaaagagaatctgggaagaggagcagagaatgaaaagtcagatggagagacaggaggaaCTAAAGCGACTTAACCAGTATCAAAAGAAGCTGATCCAACAGTGTAAAGAATCACAGTCACTGGAGCGAGACAACATGAGTCTTTTAATGACACAAAAGCTCCTACTTGGTTCCAGTGAACAGGAAGGGGGTGCCGGCAGCGCTAGGTGCCAACAACATCCAAACATCCATATTGAGAATGCTCAATATATAATGATCGGTAATGACTCCCAAATGACTGTGGATCACCTTGGAGATGCAGTCAAAGATGATACAATTTATTCCGAGAACAAGCAATAA